One Sediminibacillus dalangtanensis genomic region harbors:
- the sspI gene encoding small acid-soluble spore protein SspI — MDLNLRKAILDNVADNNTEQLEATILDAIESGEEKMLPGLGVLFELIWQQSDESDKEEMLSALEKGVQQAQ; from the coding sequence ATGGATTTGAATTTACGTAAAGCGATATTAGACAATGTAGCCGACAATAATACCGAACAATTAGAGGCAACGATACTGGATGCTATTGAAAGCGGCGAAGAAAAAATGCTGCCTGGTTTAGGCGTGTTGTTCGAGCTGATTTGGCAACAATCAGACGAATCCGATAAAGAAGAAATGTTGTCCGCTCTTGAAAAAGGGGTTCAACAAGCACAGTAA
- a CDS encoding lytic transglycosylase domain-containing protein, whose amino-acid sequence MEIRQLQNLIQMQAMSILNGGNGSSSDSAFLETAFQQILQQQMTTAQISTNNRPEASSMANSTPVMPVYTPEIDYTENTSSNTGAIDSYIEQAAETFGVDPKLIRSVIQAESNFNPDAESGAGAQGLMQLMPSTARGLGVQNAFDPLQNIMGGTKYLKQMLDRYSGNTSLALAAYNAGPGNVDKYNGIPPFKETQSYVGKILDSYRV is encoded by the coding sequence ATGGAAATCAGACAACTTCAAAATCTCATCCAAATGCAGGCAATGTCTATTTTAAATGGAGGAAACGGTTCATCTAGTGATTCCGCCTTTCTAGAGACTGCCTTTCAACAAATACTTCAACAACAGATGACAACTGCCCAAATATCAACTAATAATAGGCCAGAAGCTTCTTCTATGGCCAACAGCACCCCGGTTATGCCGGTATATACTCCTGAGATTGATTATACAGAAAATACATCGAGTAATACTGGAGCAATTGACAGTTATATCGAACAAGCCGCAGAAACATTCGGAGTCGACCCTAAATTAATCCGTTCCGTTATCCAAGCGGAATCTAATTTCAATCCCGACGCCGAAAGTGGTGCAGGTGCACAGGGCTTGATGCAATTAATGCCTTCAACAGCCCGTGGACTGGGCGTTCAAAACGCTTTTGATCCATTGCAAAATATCATGGGCGGAACCAAGTATTTAAAACAAATGCTGGATCGATATAGCGGGAACACCTCTTTGGCACTGGCGGCTTACAATGCCGGCCCAGGCAATGTGGATAAATATAATGGAATCCCGCCCTTTAAGGAAACGCAAAGCTATGTGGGCAAGATTCTGGATTCCTATCGTGTATAA
- a CDS encoding M42 family metallopeptidase, giving the protein MAAYNETVTMLKELTDARGISGNEKEAREVMEKYIAPYADEVFTDNIGSLIAKKTGKENGPKVMVAGHLDEVGFMVTRIDDKGFVYFQTIGGWWSQVMLAQRVTLMTRKGDVTGIIGSKPPHILPAEARKKPVEIKDMFIDIGASSREEAEEFGVRPGDSIVPYFEFTQMNNEKLLLAKAWDNRIGCAIAIEVLKRLKGENHPNIVYGVGTVQEEVGLRGARTATHTIKPDIGFGVDVGIAGDTPGISDKEADSKIGEGPQIILYDASAISHKGLRDFVLDTADAKKIPYQYATMAAGGTDTGSIHLTANGVPALSITVATRYIHTHAAILHQDDFENAVKIIVEVIKGLDEDKVKEITFG; this is encoded by the coding sequence ATGGCAGCGTACAATGAAACAGTTACAATGTTGAAGGAGTTAACGGATGCAAGAGGGATATCCGGCAATGAAAAAGAAGCAAGAGAAGTAATGGAAAAGTATATCGCTCCTTATGCGGATGAAGTGTTCACCGATAATATCGGGAGTCTGATTGCAAAGAAAACCGGAAAAGAAAACGGACCTAAAGTGATGGTAGCCGGGCACTTGGATGAAGTGGGCTTTATGGTCACTCGCATTGATGATAAAGGATTTGTTTATTTCCAAACAATCGGCGGCTGGTGGAGCCAAGTGATGCTTGCACAGCGTGTAACGCTTATGACGAGAAAAGGGGATGTTACCGGAATTATCGGTTCGAAGCCACCTCACATCTTGCCGGCAGAAGCACGTAAAAAGCCAGTGGAAATAAAGGATATGTTTATCGATATCGGTGCATCCAGCAGAGAAGAAGCTGAGGAGTTCGGTGTTCGTCCGGGAGACTCGATTGTTCCTTACTTCGAATTCACCCAAATGAACAACGAAAAGCTGCTTTTAGCTAAAGCATGGGATAATCGAATTGGCTGTGCGATTGCCATTGAAGTGCTGAAGCGCTTAAAAGGTGAAAATCATCCAAATATTGTTTATGGAGTGGGAACGGTACAGGAAGAGGTAGGCCTTCGAGGCGCCCGCACTGCTACACATACAATCAAACCGGATATCGGTTTTGGTGTCGATGTTGGTATTGCTGGAGACACTCCTGGTATTTCCGATAAAGAAGCGGACAGTAAAATTGGAGAGGGTCCACAAATCATCCTTTATGATGCCTCGGCTATTTCTCACAAAGGATTGCGTGATTTTGTACTGGACACGGCAGATGCCAAGAAAATTCCTTATCAGTATGCCACAATGGCTGCAGGTGGAACAGATACAGGTTCTATCCACTTAACGGCAAATGGTGTTCCGGCATTATCCATCACAGTTGCCACACGCTACATTCACACACATGCAGCAATTTTACATCAAGATGACTTTGAGAACGCCGTCAAGATAATCGTCGAAGTGATCAAAGGGTTGGATGAAGATAAAGTGAAAGAGATTACGTTCGGTTAA
- a CDS encoding dUTP diphosphatase, with amino-acid sequence MYWEQLFDTQRQLDEHIQTNNRVKADELFERKVLALLVETGELANETRCFKFWSKKPKSESAVILEEYVDGLHFILSLGLDTGYRYDSDAVQPTDLDDTQLFLQVYEQIIAFKQVPSKANYHQLFTTYLQLGAQLGFPEEAIQEAYNKKNKVNHQRQQQGY; translated from the coding sequence ATGTATTGGGAGCAGTTATTTGACACACAAAGGCAATTGGATGAGCATATTCAAACGAATAATCGCGTAAAAGCAGATGAATTGTTCGAAAGAAAAGTATTAGCTCTATTAGTGGAAACCGGAGAGTTAGCGAACGAAACACGTTGTTTCAAGTTTTGGAGCAAAAAGCCGAAAAGTGAATCGGCAGTCATCCTGGAAGAATACGTGGATGGGTTGCATTTTATTCTTTCACTAGGGCTTGATACTGGCTACCGCTATGATTCTGACGCGGTACAGCCCACTGATTTAGATGATACGCAGTTATTTCTCCAAGTCTATGAACAAATCATAGCATTCAAGCAAGTTCCCAGTAAAGCGAACTACCATCAGTTATTTACAACATACCTACAGTTGGGGGCACAGCTAGGCTTTCCAGAAGAAGCCATCCAGGAAGCGTATAACAAGAAAAACAAAGTAAACCATCAACGTCAACAACAGGGCTATTGA
- a CDS encoding sigma-w pathway protein ysdB, producing MIVLLFRLLIFVAMVMLLYTIYKYWINPNRKLEVAREKKDFFFLDEPDNIKKNFLMTYKGFIFEGEKYLGTTEDSFDVLNISIHAHYPGELKGLERKDLYFMEEEVLIRYPYATIEWKHPIDKLLIKK from the coding sequence ATGATTGTTTTACTATTTCGCTTACTGATTTTTGTCGCAATGGTGATGCTTCTTTATACGATATATAAGTATTGGATCAATCCTAACAGAAAGTTGGAAGTAGCACGCGAAAAAAAGGACTTTTTCTTTCTGGATGAGCCTGACAATATTAAAAAAAATTTTCTGATGACCTACAAAGGATTCATTTTTGAAGGCGAGAAATACTTAGGAACGACCGAGGATTCATTTGACGTATTGAATATCAGTATCCATGCGCACTATCCAGGAGAGTTGAAGGGTCTGGAAAGAAAAGATTTGTACTTCATGGAAGAGGAAGTCTTGATCAGGTATCCCTATGCAACAATCGAATGGAAGCATCCGATAGATAAACTGCTGATCAAAAAGTGA
- a CDS encoding TVP38/TMEM64 family protein: MGDVSSYLLTIAETGGILTPLLFIGFHLLRPLFFLPVILICITGGVLFGAIAGTLYSVIGITLSSMTFYKLIQWMPGMSDKLVHVKQKLMGERSTLTTSQVAVLRLIPFIHFHLLSLCILEISSSFKEYVRSSFYSNIPLAVLYTSFGKWISSLSPVVMMAFILFLLPFLYFLRRKQTTIKWAEFFVGKSPTVKQ, translated from the coding sequence ATGGGAGATGTCAGCAGCTATTTGTTGACCATAGCAGAGACAGGTGGTATTTTGACGCCTCTGCTGTTCATAGGATTTCATTTATTGCGTCCGTTGTTTTTCCTGCCTGTTATCTTGATCTGTATAACAGGAGGAGTATTATTCGGAGCGATAGCTGGCACGTTATACTCTGTAATCGGTATTACGTTATCAAGCATGACGTTCTACAAACTGATACAGTGGATGCCGGGCATGTCGGATAAACTCGTGCATGTAAAGCAAAAGTTGATGGGGGAACGATCAACGTTGACGACCTCCCAGGTGGCTGTACTGCGACTCATCCCTTTTATTCATTTTCATTTGTTATCCTTATGTATTTTAGAAATTTCTTCTAGCTTTAAAGAATATGTTCGATCGTCTTTTTACTCCAATATTCCGCTGGCGGTACTTTATACATCCTTCGGGAAATGGATATCGAGCTTATCGCCGGTGGTCATGATGGCCTTTATTCTTTTTCTGCTGCCGTTTTTATATTTTCTCCGCAGAAAACAAACAACGATAAAATGGGCTGAATTCTTTGTGGGAAAAAGTCCAACAGTCAAACAGTAA
- a CDS encoding DUF1294 domain-containing protein has protein sequence MPNGFLLLYIIGINIAEWILMGIDKRRAVKHQWRISEKTLWIGALIGGAAGGIAGMYTFRHKTRHFRFKLGMPVLFIIHLYLIVQWKG, from the coding sequence ATGCCAAATGGATTTTTACTACTATACATAATAGGGATAAATATTGCAGAATGGATTCTCATGGGAATAGATAAGCGGAGGGCCGTCAAGCATCAGTGGAGGATATCTGAAAAAACGCTTTGGATAGGGGCTTTAATTGGAGGAGCGGCAGGAGGGATAGCAGGGATGTACACATTCAGGCATAAAACCCGTCACTTCCGTTTTAAACTGGGGATGCCGGTACTTTTCATCATTCATCTTTATTTAATCGTTCAATGGAAGGGATAG
- the rplT gene encoding 50S ribosomal protein L20, producing the protein MPRVKGGTVTRRRRKRVLKLAKGYYGSKHALFKTAKQQVMKSGQYAYRDRRQKKREFRKLWIARINAAARLNDLSYSRLMHGLKQAGIEVNRKMLSDLAINDEKAFAQLADKAKDALK; encoded by the coding sequence ATGCCACGTGTAAAAGGTGGAACAGTTACTCGCAGACGTCGTAAGCGCGTATTAAAGCTTGCTAAAGGATATTATGGCTCGAAACATGCCCTATTTAAAACAGCTAAACAACAAGTAATGAAATCAGGTCAATATGCTTACCGCGACCGCAGACAGAAAAAGCGTGAATTCCGTAAGCTTTGGATTGCACGTATTAATGCTGCAGCGCGTTTGAATGACCTGTCTTACAGCCGTTTGATGCACGGTCTAAAACAAGCTGGAATTGAAGTAAACCGTAAAATGCTTTCTGATTTGGCTATCAATGATGAAAAAGCATTTGCACAGCTTGCTGACAAGGCTAAAGATGCATTGAAATAA
- the rpmI gene encoding 50S ribosomal protein L35: MPKMKTHKGSQKRFQKTGSGKLKRSHAYTSHLFANKSQKQKRKLRKSDIVSAGDYKRIKQMLPNK, translated from the coding sequence ATGCCAAAAATGAAAACCCACAAAGGTTCTCAAAAACGTTTCCAAAAAACAGGTTCCGGAAAGCTTAAACGCTCTCATGCATACACTAGTCACTTGTTTGCCAACAAGTCTCAAAAGCAAAAACGCAAATTGCGTAAAAGTGATATTGTTTCTGCTGGAGACTACAAACGCATTAAGCAAATGCTGCCAAACAAATAA
- the infC gene encoding translation initiation factor IF-3, producing the protein MNVNEKIRAREVRLIDSNGDQLGVKSRQEALDIAQTRNLDLVLVAPNAKPPVCRIMDYGKYRFEQQKKDKEARKKQKVINVKEVRLSPGIEEHDFNTKLRNARKFLEKGDKVKASIRFRGRAITHKELGQEVLEKMAEECKDISTVETKPKMEGRSMFLMLAPTNEK; encoded by the coding sequence ATGAACGTCAATGAGAAAATTCGTGCTCGCGAAGTCAGGCTCATTGATTCAAATGGAGACCAACTTGGGGTCAAATCCCGCCAAGAAGCATTAGACATTGCTCAAACAAGAAATTTGGACCTTGTATTAGTAGCTCCAAATGCAAAACCGCCGGTATGCCGGATCATGGATTATGGTAAATACCGTTTTGAGCAACAAAAGAAAGATAAAGAAGCACGTAAAAAACAAAAAGTTATTAATGTCAAAGAGGTTCGCTTAAGCCCTGGCATTGAAGAGCATGACTTCAATACGAAGTTGCGCAACGCCAGAAAGTTTCTTGAAAAAGGCGATAAAGTGAAAGCTTCCATTCGGTTCCGTGGCCGTGCCATTACACATAAAGAATTAGGACAGGAAGTCCTTGAAAAAATGGCAGAGGAATGTAAAGATATTTCCACTGTTGAAACAAAGCCGAAAATGGAAGGCCGCAGCATGTTTCTAATGCTTGCGCCAACCAACGAAAAATAA
- the thrS gene encoding threonine--tRNA ligase, whose amino-acid sequence MSEMIRITFPDGAQKEFPQGTTGEDIAASISPGLKKQALAVKLDGIPYDLRSELPGNGEIEIITNKQQEGIEIMRHSAAHLMAQAIKRLYDNVQFGVGPVIEDGFYYDFDMEESVTPEDLPRIEKEMQKIIDENLEIVRKEVSREEAKEMFREIGDELKLELIDAIPEGETVSIYQQGEFFDLCRGIHVPSTSKIKVVKLLSISGAYWRGDSDNKMLQRIYGTAFEKKSSLDEYLRLREEAKERDHRKLGKELDLFTVSQQVGQGLPLWLPKGATIRRTIERYIVDLEERLGYDHVYTPVLGSVDLYKTSGHWDHYKDDMFPTLEMDNEDLVLRPMNCPHHMMVFKNELHSYRNLPVRIAELGTMHRHEMSGALAGLQRVRAMTLNDAHIFARPDQLKDEFIRVVQLVQAVYKDFGIDDYYFRLSYRDPEDTEKYVDNDEMWEKAQAMLKETMEDMELDYVEAEGEAAFYGPKLDVQVKTALGKDETLSTVQLDFHLPERFDLTYIGEDGKEHRPVVIHRGVVSTMERFVAFLIEEYKGAFPTWLAPVQARIIPVSPGIHLDYAKKVEEDLRYRGVRVEVDERDEKIGYKIREAQTQKIPYALVVGDKEIEDTAVNVRRYGEKNSETKPLDKFIDQIEAEIREKTLANQ is encoded by the coding sequence ATGTCAGAAATGATCCGCATTACATTTCCAGACGGGGCCCAGAAGGAATTTCCTCAGGGAACAACTGGAGAGGATATAGCAGCATCGATTTCACCGGGATTAAAGAAACAGGCGCTGGCAGTAAAACTGGACGGAATCCCTTATGATCTTCGCAGCGAGCTGCCTGGAAACGGCGAGATCGAGATCATCACCAATAAACAGCAAGAAGGAATTGAAATAATGCGTCATTCTGCTGCTCACTTGATGGCACAGGCAATCAAGCGCTTGTACGATAATGTTCAATTCGGGGTGGGTCCTGTCATTGAGGATGGATTTTATTATGATTTTGATATGGAAGAATCCGTAACCCCAGAAGATTTACCTAGAATTGAAAAAGAAATGCAAAAAATCATCGACGAAAATTTAGAAATTGTTCGCAAGGAAGTTTCACGCGAAGAAGCGAAGGAAATGTTCCGGGAAATCGGTGATGAATTAAAGCTTGAATTAATTGATGCTATTCCCGAAGGAGAAACAGTGTCCATTTATCAGCAAGGTGAATTCTTCGATTTATGCCGTGGCATCCATGTCCCTTCCACGAGTAAAATAAAAGTTGTTAAACTGTTGAGCATTTCTGGTGCTTACTGGCGAGGTGACAGCGACAATAAAATGCTGCAGCGAATATACGGCACTGCATTTGAGAAAAAGAGCAGTCTTGATGAATATTTGCGTCTTCGTGAAGAAGCGAAAGAACGCGACCACCGTAAGTTGGGGAAAGAACTGGACTTGTTCACGGTATCTCAGCAAGTCGGTCAGGGCTTGCCGCTTTGGCTGCCGAAAGGCGCCACTATCCGCCGGACAATCGAACGTTACATTGTCGATCTGGAGGAAAGGCTGGGTTATGATCATGTTTATACCCCGGTTCTCGGCAGTGTAGATCTTTATAAAACAAGTGGGCATTGGGACCATTACAAGGATGACATGTTCCCTACACTGGAAATGGACAACGAAGACCTTGTCCTACGTCCAATGAACTGCCCGCATCATATGATGGTGTTTAAAAATGAACTGCACAGCTATCGTAATCTTCCTGTCCGTATTGCGGAGCTTGGCACCATGCACCGCCATGAAATGTCGGGTGCACTTGCCGGCTTACAGCGTGTTCGGGCTATGACACTGAATGATGCCCATATCTTTGCACGGCCAGATCAGCTGAAAGATGAATTTATTCGTGTGGTACAGTTAGTCCAGGCAGTTTACAAAGATTTCGGTATCGATGATTATTATTTCCGTCTATCCTACCGTGATCCAGAGGATACTGAAAAGTACGTTGATAACGATGAGATGTGGGAAAAAGCCCAGGCAATGTTGAAAGAGACGATGGAAGACATGGAGCTTGATTATGTGGAAGCCGAAGGTGAAGCAGCTTTCTATGGTCCTAAGCTGGATGTTCAGGTTAAAACGGCGCTAGGTAAAGATGAAACGTTGTCTACCGTTCAATTGGACTTTCATTTGCCCGAGCGGTTTGATTTGACCTACATCGGGGAAGACGGCAAAGAACACCGGCCTGTCGTCATCCATCGCGGTGTCGTATCTACGATGGAGCGTTTTGTGGCATTCCTTATCGAGGAATATAAAGGGGCATTTCCTACATGGCTTGCACCTGTACAAGCCCGGATTATCCCTGTATCGCCTGGAATTCACCTGGATTATGCTAAAAAAGTGGAGGAGGACTTGCGATATCGTGGAGTCCGCGTAGAAGTGGATGAGCGTGATGAGAAAATCGGCTATAAAATCCGCGAAGCACAAACGCAGAAAATCCCTTACGCCCTTGTCGTGGGTGATAAAGAAATCGAAGACACTGCCGTAAACGTCCGGCGTTATGGCGAGAAAAATTCAGAGACGAAGCCTTTGGATAAGTTCATCGATCAAATCGAAGCGGAGATACGTGAAAAAACATTAGCCAACCAGTAA
- the ytxC gene encoding putative sporulation protein YtxC translates to MLEVYFETKAETMTFCDRIVQYGLDVELNWKTNDTWGNRIKIRESRSKEEQLANTAEAMAYVFIRHKESSWVADIIKNVYYYKDKEEVHRISELAHSILSGDDSGDVPIPVDIDLRETLKSCFQDNIHTEEAVHFNSLVNFRLQPYKEELIEIIGMAIDEFKREEDYQSFVQSLREYVAKKKSKFQVVHVVQGRNFKFYKANGKPFSKMEIKMLIQQEPLYIVGLDEAELNITPLLAMAPERVVIYGDHPSEPKTLTVINVFQEKAVFEPFTRFPFPNYLRNH, encoded by the coding sequence TTGCTTGAGGTTTATTTTGAGACAAAAGCAGAAACCATGACATTTTGTGATCGGATTGTTCAGTATGGCCTCGATGTAGAACTGAACTGGAAAACCAACGACACGTGGGGAAACCGAATCAAAATCCGGGAAAGCCGTTCCAAGGAGGAGCAGCTGGCTAACACTGCAGAGGCGATGGCATATGTCTTCATAAGGCATAAAGAAAGCAGCTGGGTCGCTGATATAATCAAAAATGTTTATTATTATAAAGATAAGGAGGAAGTACATCGAATTTCGGAGCTGGCCCATTCTATTTTGTCCGGTGATGATTCAGGGGATGTTCCGATACCGGTTGATATCGACTTGCGGGAGACATTGAAAAGTTGCTTCCAGGATAACATCCATACTGAAGAAGCAGTCCACTTCAACTCATTAGTGAATTTTCGCCTGCAGCCCTACAAAGAAGAACTTATCGAAATCATCGGGATGGCGATTGATGAATTTAAACGGGAAGAAGATTACCAATCGTTTGTCCAATCGCTACGGGAATACGTGGCAAAAAAGAAGTCCAAATTCCAGGTCGTCCACGTTGTCCAAGGCAGGAACTTCAAATTTTATAAAGCGAACGGAAAGCCATTTTCCAAGATGGAAATAAAAATGCTGATCCAGCAGGAGCCGCTGTACATAGTCGGTTTGGATGAAGCAGAGCTGAATATAACACCGCTGCTTGCCATGGCGCCTGAGCGGGTGGTCATATACGGAGATCATCCTTCTGAGCCAAAAACATTGACCGTGATCAATGTTTTCCAGGAAAAAGCGGTTTTCGAACCGTTTACCCGGTTTCCTTTCCCGAATTATTTAAGAAATCATTAA
- a CDS encoding ClbS/DfsB family four-helix bundle protein, which yields MTEKSEKEILLLNSDKNFKALIEVIETVPSRKRKISIETKDRAKNFRDVLMHLYEWHAMLERWYREGMDGDIPSIPAPGYKWRNIKLLNMKIWENYQDVTLNQAIKKLKLSHERVTDLIKSHTNEEIMTKKYYKWTKTSNLCSYFVANTSNHYNWAYKKCEIIAKSIIAGEKEGAKDKLVK from the coding sequence ATGACGGAGAAAAGTGAAAAAGAAATTCTATTATTGAACAGTGACAAGAATTTTAAAGCATTGATTGAAGTAATTGAAACAGTACCTAGTAGAAAAAGAAAAATATCTATCGAAACTAAAGACAGAGCTAAGAATTTTCGAGATGTCCTAATGCATCTGTATGAATGGCATGCCATGCTTGAGCGGTGGTATAGGGAAGGTATGGACGGAGATATTCCATCTATACCAGCACCTGGTTATAAATGGAGAAATATTAAACTACTTAATATGAAAATTTGGGAAAACTATCAAGATGTAACATTAAATCAAGCTATTAAAAAATTGAAATTAAGCCATGAAAGAGTGACAGATTTAATTAAGTCACATACCAATGAAGAAATAATGACAAAAAAATACTATAAGTGGACTAAAACAAGTAATTTATGCAGCTATTTTGTAGCAAATACCTCCAATCATTACAATTGGGCTTATAAAAAATGTGAAATTATAGCAAAGTCTATAATAGCCGGAGAAAAAGAAGGAGCAAAGGACAAACTTGTGAAATAA
- the dnaI gene encoding primosomal protein DnaI, producing the protein MEPIQASLKKWMKDNKNFQENFSHLRSAIVNDSQVKQLLLNNPQLDSKDIDRNLMKLYEFISQSKNCADCPVREECKNILPGYTPYLQVDGKTVRLSYEKCYKKIQHDEQEKQKSLIQSLYMPKDILNATFTDLDHTDKRREAITESLRYLQSIGTDKQADKGMYFYGPFGVGKTHFLGAIANELAKKRIATMIIYMPEFVREIKASLKDDSLNQKVERFKTIPVLMLDDIGAESQSAWFRDEILGSILQYRMMEKLPVFFTSNYSLEQLENHLATTTRGDIEKVKAGRIIERIKQVSREVPLFGVNRRE; encoded by the coding sequence ATGGAACCTATTCAAGCTTCCTTGAAAAAATGGATGAAAGATAACAAAAACTTCCAAGAGAATTTTAGTCACTTGCGAAGCGCAATCGTTAATGATTCGCAGGTCAAGCAGCTGCTTTTAAATAATCCACAATTGGATTCAAAGGACATCGACAGGAATTTAATGAAGCTTTATGAATTTATCTCGCAATCTAAAAATTGCGCTGACTGTCCAGTCCGGGAAGAATGTAAAAACATCCTTCCCGGCTATACACCTTACTTGCAAGTAGATGGAAAAACGGTTCGTTTAAGCTATGAAAAATGCTATAAAAAAATCCAGCATGACGAACAGGAGAAGCAAAAGTCGCTTATTCAAAGCCTTTATATGCCAAAGGATATTCTCAACGCCACTTTTACGGATTTAGATCACACCGATAAACGACGGGAGGCTATTACAGAATCCCTCCGTTACCTTCAGTCGATCGGAACCGATAAACAAGCTGATAAAGGAATGTATTTTTATGGCCCCTTCGGAGTGGGAAAAACGCATTTCTTAGGAGCAATTGCCAATGAGCTGGCAAAAAAAAGGATTGCAACCATGATTATCTATATGCCCGAATTTGTCAGAGAAATAAAAGCATCTTTAAAGGATGACTCCCTGAATCAGAAAGTGGAGCGCTTCAAAACGATACCTGTTCTGATGCTGGATGACATAGGAGCGGAGTCGCAGTCAGCCTGGTTCAGAGACGAGATACTGGGATCTATACTACAGTATAGAATGATGGAAAAGTTACCTGTGTTTTTCACCTCCAATTATAGTCTCGAACAGCTGGAAAACCATTTAGCGACTACTACAAGAGGCGACATCGAAAAAGTCAAAGCTGGAAGGATCATTGAACGGATCAAACAAGTCAGCCGAGAGGTTCCTCTTTTTGGAGTGAACCGGAGGGAGTAA